GAGTTAACGGCATCAGTCACATAAAAGCCACAACAAACTTCTTGTGGCAATTGTGGAAAGCAAGGAATGCCTGGAACTTCAACAAGGGAAGCACAAAAGGTTACCTGATCTCAAATAGAGCTCTAGAAGAATGGATGGAATACAAACAGATATGGGACTTTGAGAAAATGGAAAGGAAAAAGGATGATCCAGAAGAACCAATGATGACCATCACAAAAGAACTTCATGATCAACATGCCACCCTAATGTTCACGGATGCAGCAATGGACAAAAAGAGAAGTAGAAGGGGATTGCGCATCGCAACAAAGAACCATAATGGAAAACTTGTCAAAACATGGGCAATCCCTATTGGAATGATGAAGGATGCTGCCATACTAGAAGTTGAAGCAATCAGATCAGCCATGCTCAAAGCTCTGGAAGAAGGGTGGACATCTTTGCTTATACATTCAGATTGTAAAGGTCTAGTGAATAGAATTAATCACATATGTTTTGGGCTATCTTTGTTAGATGTGTTGGTAGAGGATATTATACATCTTAGTCGATCCTTTTGGCGATGTTCCTTCATATTTATTGGAAGGGAATATAATCGCACTAGTCATGGTTTGACAAAATTTGCCATCAACCTAATTGATGAAACAAGGTGGGAGCTAGATTTCCCTATGTGGCTTAGGACTGAAGCCCACAAAGATGTCCTGGCCGTGTGCCAGTAGTATGTATATGCTAGGAATATTGTAACCTTTCTCACATATATATTAAATGAT
The DNA window shown above is from Coffea arabica cultivar ET-39 chromosome 5e, Coffea Arabica ET-39 HiFi, whole genome shotgun sequence and carries:
- the LOC140007112 gene encoding uncharacterized protein, which produces MVWAQYFDWALKLTPAFNTNSGKFCKEALQGARSRVNGISHIKATTNFLWQLWKARNAWNFNKGSTKGYLISNRALEEWMEYKQIWDFEKMERKKDDPEEPMMTITKELHDQHATLMFTDAAMDKKRSRRGLRIATKNHNGKLVKTWAIPIGMMKDAAILEVEAIRSAMLKALEEGWTSLLIHSDCKGLVNRINHICFGLSLLDVLVEDIIHLSRSFWRCSFIFIGREYNRTSHGLTKFAINLIDETRWELDFPMWLRTEAHKDVLAVCQ